The following coding sequences are from one Mycolicibacterium aichiense window:
- a CDS encoding zinc-dependent metalloprotease, producing the protein MPDQPFGFSAGDDPDRDKPKKDPNPGPGDPFGFAGGDFNMADLGQIFTKLGQMFSGAGNPMAGGSGPVNYDVARQLASSSIGFVAPIPSATSTAVADAVHLADTWLDGATALPAGATKAVAWTPNEWVDGTLDRWKRLCDPMAEQISSVWAQSLPEEAKAMAGPLMAMMTQMGGMAFGSQLGQALGKLSREVLTSTDIGLPLGPTGVAALMPEAIETLSEGLEQPRSEIMTFLAAREAAHHRLFSHVPWLSSQLLNAVEAYAKGMKIDMSGLEELAQGINPAALTDPAAMEQLLSQGMFEPKATPEQTAALERLETLLALIEGWVQTVVTAALGERIPGTAALSEMLRRRRATAGPAEQTFATLVGLELRPRKMREAAALWERLTDAVGIDARDAVWQHPDLLPSSADLDEPAGFIDRIIGGDTSGLDIDAAIEEFQKATESGEDDKKPESGEDDKKPESEKDDKDGPVDS; encoded by the coding sequence ATGCCTGACCAGCCCTTCGGCTTCTCCGCGGGAGACGACCCCGACCGCGACAAGCCGAAAAAGGACCCGAACCCCGGCCCCGGTGACCCGTTCGGCTTCGCCGGCGGCGACTTCAACATGGCCGACCTCGGTCAGATCTTCACCAAGCTCGGCCAGATGTTCAGCGGCGCCGGCAACCCGATGGCCGGCGGTTCGGGACCGGTCAACTACGACGTGGCCCGCCAGCTGGCGTCGAGCTCGATCGGCTTCGTCGCTCCCATCCCGTCCGCCACCAGCACCGCCGTCGCCGACGCCGTGCACCTGGCCGACACCTGGCTCGACGGGGCGACCGCGCTGCCCGCCGGGGCGACCAAGGCCGTCGCCTGGACCCCCAACGAGTGGGTCGACGGCACGCTGGACCGCTGGAAGCGTTTGTGCGACCCGATGGCCGAACAGATCTCGTCGGTGTGGGCGCAGTCGCTGCCCGAGGAAGCCAAGGCCATGGCCGGTCCCCTGATGGCGATGATGACCCAGATGGGCGGCATGGCGTTCGGCTCGCAGCTGGGCCAGGCGCTCGGGAAGTTGTCGCGCGAGGTGTTGACGTCGACCGACATCGGCCTGCCGCTGGGACCGACCGGCGTGGCCGCCCTGATGCCGGAGGCCATCGAGACGCTGTCCGAGGGCCTCGAGCAGCCGCGCAGCGAGATCATGACGTTCCTGGCCGCCCGCGAGGCGGCTCATCACCGGCTGTTCAGCCATGTGCCGTGGCTCTCCAGCCAGCTGCTCAACGCCGTCGAGGCCTACGCCAAGGGCATGAAGATCGACATGAGCGGCCTCGAGGAGCTCGCGCAGGGCATCAACCCGGCCGCGCTGACCGACCCGGCCGCCATGGAACAGCTGCTCAGCCAGGGCATGTTCGAACCGAAGGCGACCCCGGAGCAGACCGCGGCGCTCGAGCGGCTCGAGACCCTGCTGGCGCTGATCGAGGGCTGGGTGCAGACCGTGGTGACCGCCGCACTCGGCGAACGCATTCCCGGCACTGCGGCGCTCTCGGAGATGCTGCGACGCCGCCGGGCCACCGCCGGGCCGGCGGAACAGACCTTCGCGACCCTGGTCGGGCTGGAACTGCGGCCCCGCAAGATGCGGGAGGCCGCCGCACTGTGGGAGCGGCTCACCGACGCCGTCGGCATCGACGCGCGCGACGCCGTGTGGCAGCACCCGGATCTGCTGCCCAGCTCGGCCGACCTCGACGAGCCGGCCGGTTTCATCGACCGGATCATCGGCGGCGACACCAGCGGCCTGGACATCGACGCCGCGATCGAGGAATTCCAGAAGGCCACGGAGTCCGGGGAGGACGACAAAAAGCCGGAGTCCGGGGAGGACGACAAAAAGCCGGAGTCCGAGAAGGACGACAAAGACGGGCCTGTGGATAGCTGA
- a CDS encoding ATP-dependent DNA helicase UvrD2, with protein MERMPVTVDHLTGLDDEQREAVLAARGPLCVLAGAGTGKTRTITHRIAHLVANGHVAAGQVLAVTFTSRAAGEMRSRLRAMDAQNMGAPVGSVQALTFHAAALRQLRYFWPRVVGDTGWQLLDTKFSVVAQAASRARLQVSTDDVRDLAGEIEWAKASLISPEGYAAAVAKIQRDIPLDAAKVATVYAGYEKLKANRDGIALLDFDDLLLHTAGAIENDAAVAAEFRDRYRCFVVDEYQDVTPLQQRVLDAWLGNRDDLTVVGDANQTIYSFTGASPRYLLDFSRQFPDATVVRLERDYRSTPQVVSLANRVIAAARGRVAGSKLHLIGQREPGPSPTFHEHPDEVAEAASVARSIKRLVESGTPAAEIAVLYRINAQSEAYEEALTEAGIPFQVRGGEGFFSRQEIRQSLLALQRAAERSVGEEGPLPEVVRHILEPLGLTDEPPAGTKARERWEALTALADLVDDEVAARPQLDLPALVAELRVRADARHPPVVQGVTLASLHAAKGLEWDAVFLVGLADGTLPISHALAHGPDSEAVEEERRLLYVGITRARMHLELSWALARTPGGRQGRRPSRFLNGIAPQTQAEPTPTRPRKQKGATPRCRVCNAVLSSAPSIMLRRCETCSVDIDDELLGQLKDWRLRVAKELKVPAYVVFTDNTLIAIAESLPADDAALVAIPGIGARKLEQFGPDVLELVRARQ; from the coding sequence CATGCCGGTGACCGTCGACCATCTGACCGGCCTCGACGACGAACAGCGCGAGGCCGTGCTGGCCGCCCGGGGGCCGTTGTGTGTGCTGGCCGGTGCCGGTACCGGTAAGACCCGCACGATCACCCACCGCATCGCGCACCTGGTCGCCAACGGTCACGTCGCCGCCGGCCAGGTACTGGCGGTGACGTTCACCTCGCGCGCCGCGGGGGAGATGCGCTCCCGATTGCGCGCCATGGACGCGCAGAACATGGGCGCCCCGGTCGGATCGGTGCAGGCGCTGACGTTCCATGCCGCCGCGCTGCGTCAGCTGCGGTACTTCTGGCCGCGGGTGGTCGGTGACACCGGCTGGCAGCTGCTGGACACCAAGTTCTCCGTCGTCGCCCAAGCCGCCAGCCGGGCCCGCTTGCAGGTCAGTACCGACGATGTCCGTGACCTGGCCGGCGAAATCGAATGGGCCAAGGCCTCATTGATCAGCCCCGAGGGATATGCCGCCGCGGTGGCCAAGATCCAGCGTGACATCCCGCTGGACGCCGCGAAGGTCGCGACCGTCTACGCCGGCTACGAGAAGCTCAAAGCCAACCGCGACGGCATCGCGCTGCTGGATTTCGACGACCTGCTGCTGCACACCGCAGGCGCGATCGAGAACGACGCCGCGGTGGCCGCTGAGTTCCGGGACCGCTACCGCTGCTTCGTCGTCGACGAGTACCAGGACGTCACGCCGCTGCAGCAGCGGGTGCTCGACGCATGGCTGGGCAATCGCGACGACCTGACCGTCGTTGGCGACGCGAACCAGACCATCTACTCGTTCACCGGTGCCTCGCCGCGCTATCTGCTCGATTTCTCCCGCCAGTTCCCCGACGCGACGGTGGTGCGCCTCGAACGCGACTACCGCTCCACGCCACAGGTGGTGTCGCTGGCCAACCGGGTGATCGCGGCGGCGCGCGGGCGGGTGGCGGGCAGCAAGCTGCACCTGATCGGTCAGCGCGAGCCCGGCCCGTCGCCGACGTTCCACGAGCATCCCGACGAGGTCGCCGAGGCCGCGTCTGTCGCGCGGTCGATCAAGCGTCTGGTCGAATCCGGAACGCCCGCAGCCGAAATCGCGGTGCTGTATCGCATCAACGCGCAATCCGAGGCGTATGAGGAGGCGCTCACCGAGGCGGGTATCCCGTTCCAGGTGCGCGGCGGTGAGGGCTTCTTCAGCCGCCAGGAGATCAGGCAGTCACTGCTGGCGCTGCAGCGCGCGGCCGAACGCTCCGTCGGCGAGGAGGGCCCGCTGCCGGAAGTGGTGCGCCACATCCTCGAACCTCTCGGCCTGACGGACGAACCGCCGGCCGGCACCAAGGCCAGGGAGCGCTGGGAGGCACTGACCGCGCTGGCCGACCTGGTCGACGACGAGGTCGCCGCCCGCCCGCAGTTGGACCTGCCTGCGCTGGTGGCCGAGCTCAGGGTGCGCGCCGACGCCCGGCATCCACCGGTGGTGCAGGGCGTGACGCTGGCCTCGCTGCACGCCGCCAAGGGTTTGGAGTGGGACGCGGTATTCCTGGTCGGACTTGCCGACGGCACGCTGCCGATCTCACATGCGCTGGCGCACGGACCCGACAGTGAGGCTGTCGAGGAGGAGCGTCGCCTGCTCTACGTCGGAATCACCCGCGCCCGAATGCATTTGGAGCTCAGCTGGGCGCTCGCCCGGACCCCCGGTGGCAGGCAGGGCCGGCGTCCGTCCCGGTTCCTCAACGGCATCGCTCCGCAGACCCAGGCGGAACCGACGCCGACCCGGCCGCGCAAGCAGAAGGGCGCGACACCGCGCTGCCGGGTCTGCAACGCGGTACTGAGTTCGGCGCCGTCAATCATGCTGCGGCGGTGCGAAACCTGCTCGGTCGACATCGACGACGAACTCCTGGGCCAGCTCAAAGACTGGCGGCTGCGGGTCGCCAAGGAGCTGAAAGTGCCCGCCTACGTTGTCTTCACCGACAACACGCTGATCGCGATCGCCGAGTCGCTGCCCGCCGATGATGCGGCGCTGGTGGCGATCCCCGGCATCGGGGCGCGCAAGCTCGAGCAGTTCGGACCCGACGTGCTCGAGCTGGTGCGCGCCCGCCAGTAG
- a CDS encoding PDZ domain-containing protein, with protein MNRRILTLLTALVPIVVFGVLLAVVTVPYVSLGPGPTFDTLGEVDGKPVVAIDGTETHPTSGHLNMTTVAQRDGLTLGQALTLWVSGREQLVPRDLVFPPDKSREDVEKDQDADFKRSEDSAEYAALGYLKYPSAVRVEKVNDPGPSAGKLQDGDAIDAVDGKPVANLAEFTTLLKATKPGQEIAIDYRRKNGPPGVARITLGNNQDRDYGYLGVAVLDAPWAPFKIDFNLANIGGPSAGLMFSLAVIDKLTTGDLNGSKFIAGTGTISADGKVGPIGGITHKMLAAQEAGASVFLVPAENCDEAKSMRDDNMELVKVDTLSTAVDSLHTLTSGGRPPSC; from the coding sequence GTGAACAGGCGGATTCTGACGCTGCTGACGGCGCTCGTGCCGATCGTCGTCTTCGGCGTGCTGCTGGCGGTCGTGACGGTGCCCTATGTGTCGCTGGGCCCGGGCCCGACGTTCGACACGCTCGGCGAGGTCGACGGCAAGCCGGTGGTGGCCATCGACGGCACCGAAACGCATCCCACGTCGGGTCACCTCAACATGACCACCGTCGCCCAGCGCGACGGGCTGACGCTGGGGCAGGCCCTGACCTTGTGGGTGTCGGGTCGCGAACAGCTGGTTCCGCGCGATCTGGTGTTCCCACCGGACAAGTCGCGCGAAGACGTCGAGAAGGATCAGGACGCCGACTTCAAGCGGTCCGAGGACAGCGCGGAGTACGCGGCGCTGGGGTACCTGAAATACCCCTCGGCGGTGCGGGTGGAGAAGGTCAACGATCCGGGGCCGTCGGCGGGCAAGCTGCAGGACGGCGACGCGATCGACGCCGTCGACGGTAAGCCGGTAGCGAATCTCGCGGAGTTCACCACGCTGTTGAAGGCCACCAAGCCGGGCCAGGAAATCGCCATCGACTACCGCCGCAAGAACGGTCCGCCGGGCGTCGCGCGAATCACTTTGGGAAACAACCAAGATCGCGACTACGGCTATCTCGGGGTGGCGGTGCTCGACGCGCCGTGGGCACCGTTCAAGATCGACTTCAACCTGGCCAACATCGGCGGCCCGTCGGCCGGCTTGATGTTCAGCCTCGCCGTCATCGACAAGCTGACCACCGGCGATCTGAACGGATCGAAGTTCATCGCCGGCACCGGAACGATCAGCGCGGACGGCAAGGTGGGCCCGATCGGCGGCATCACCCACAAGATGCTGGCCGCTCAGGAGGCCGGGGCGAGTGTGTTCCTGGTGCCTGCCGAAAACTGCGACGAGGCCAAGTCCATGCGCGACGACAACATGGAGTTGGTGAAGGTCGACACGTTGAGCACCGCCGTCGATTCGCTGCACACGCTGACCTCCGGCGGGCGTCCGCCCAGCTGTTAG
- a CDS encoding WhiB family transcriptional regulator, whose amino-acid sequence MSASTVRQEKLPVLPCHDGNPDLWFAESPMELERAKVLCGDCPIRRQCLAAALDRGEPWGVWGGEIIERGSIVERKRPRGRPRKDVIAA is encoded by the coding sequence ATGTCGGCATCGACAGTCCGCCAGGAGAAGCTGCCGGTGTTGCCGTGCCACGACGGGAATCCCGACCTGTGGTTCGCCGAGAGTCCCATGGAACTGGAGCGCGCGAAGGTGCTCTGCGGGGACTGTCCGATCCGGCGGCAGTGCCTTGCCGCCGCACTGGACCGCGGTGAGCCGTGGGGAGTTTGGGGCGGCGAGATCATCGAACGCGGCAGCATCGTGGAGCGCAAGCGGCCACGGGGGCGTCCGCGCAAGGACGTGATCGCGGCCTAG
- the tpx gene encoding thiol peroxidase has product MAQITLRGNPINTVGDLPAVGDQAPAFTLTGTDLGDLDSSQFDGKALVLNIFPSVDTPVCATSVRTFNERAAATGAPVVNISKDLPFALKRFCGAEGIENAVAASAFRSSFGEDFGITITDGPMAGLLGRAVVVVGADGKVAYTELVPEIGQEPDYDAAVAALG; this is encoded by the coding sequence ATGGCACAGATAACCCTGCGTGGAAACCCGATCAACACCGTTGGAGACCTGCCCGCCGTCGGCGATCAGGCCCCTGCCTTCACCTTGACCGGCACGGACCTCGGCGACCTGGACAGCAGCCAGTTCGACGGAAAAGCGTTGGTCCTCAACATCTTCCCTTCGGTCGACACCCCGGTGTGCGCCACCAGCGTGCGGACCTTCAACGAACGCGCGGCAGCTACCGGCGCGCCGGTGGTCAACATCTCCAAGGATCTGCCGTTCGCGCTGAAGCGATTCTGTGGCGCCGAGGGCATCGAGAACGCTGTGGCCGCATCCGCATTCCGCAGCAGCTTCGGTGAGGACTTCGGCATCACGATCACCGACGGACCGATGGCGGGCCTGCTGGGCCGCGCGGTCGTGGTCGTCGGCGCCGACGGCAAGGTGGCCTACACCGAGCTCGTCCCCGAAATCGGTCAGGAACCCGACTACGACGCGGCGGTCGCTGCGCTGGGCTGA
- a CDS encoding UPF0182 family protein, which produces MSMRPGARMPKLTRRSRILIGIALTVVALLLVGPRLVDTYVDWLWFGELGYRSVFSTVLVTRLVVFLVAALAVGAIVFAGLALAYRTRPVFVPTVGPNDPVARYRTAVMARLRLFGIGVPTVIGVLSGAVAQSYWARVQLFLHGGDFGITDPQFGKDLGFYAFDLPFYRLVLSYLFVALFLAFLANLIGHYIFGGIRLAGRSGVLSRPARIQLVALIGTLVLLKAVAYWFDRYELLSHTRGGKPFTGAGYTDINAVLPAKLILLAIALICAAAVFSALVLRDLRIPAIGLVLLLLSSLIVGAGWPLVVEQISVKPNAAQKESEYISRSIAATRQAYGLTGDHVTYRDYSGTAPTTAQQVASDRATTSNIRVLDPTIISPAFTQFQQGKNFYYFPDQLSIDRYKSPDGELRDYVVAARELNPDRLQDNQRDWINRHTVYTHGNGFIASPANTVRGIANDPNQNGGYPEFLASVVGANGNVVSPGPAPLDQPRVYFGPVISNTAADYAIVGKNGADREYDYETNTDTKNYTYTGAGGVPIGNWLARSVFAAKFAERNFLFSNVIGSNSKILFNRDPAQRVEAVAPWLTTDSTVYPAIVNKRMVWVIDGYTTLDNYPYSELTSLSSATADSNEVAVNRLAPDKQVSYIRNSVKATVDAYDGTVTLYAQDESDPVLKAWMAVFPGTVKPKSDITPDLAAHLRYPEDLFKVQRMLLAKYHVDDPVTFFSTSDFWDVPLDPNPTASSYQPPYYIVAKDLARNTDSSSFQLTSAMNRFRRDFLAAYISASSDPDTYGRITVLTIPGQVNGPKLAFNAISTDTAVSQDLGVIGRDNQNRIRWGNLLTLPVGQGGLIYVSPVYASPGSSDAASSYPRLIRVAMMYNDKVGYGPTVSTALDGIFGAGAGATATGPAPATPPPGGQPPGSRPPAAPAPVPGSAPEVPTPVAGVPATPGVPTTLSPAKSAALTDVETALGAVQEAQKNGNFADYGDALQRLDDAMKKYESAK; this is translated from the coding sequence GTGAGTATGCGGCCCGGCGCCAGGATGCCGAAGCTGACTCGGCGCAGCCGGATTCTGATCGGTATTGCGCTCACGGTCGTCGCGCTGTTGTTGGTGGGGCCACGATTGGTCGACACCTACGTGGACTGGCTGTGGTTCGGCGAGCTGGGCTACCGCTCGGTGTTCTCCACCGTGCTGGTCACCCGCCTGGTGGTGTTCCTGGTGGCCGCCCTGGCGGTCGGTGCGATCGTCTTCGCCGGACTGGCGTTGGCCTACCGCACCCGGCCGGTGTTCGTGCCAACGGTCGGACCGAATGATCCGGTGGCGCGCTACCGGACCGCGGTGATGGCCCGGCTCCGGCTGTTCGGCATCGGGGTGCCCACGGTCATCGGTGTGCTGTCCGGGGCGGTGGCCCAGAGCTATTGGGCACGGGTGCAGCTGTTCCTGCACGGTGGTGACTTCGGCATCACCGACCCGCAGTTCGGCAAGGACCTCGGGTTCTACGCCTTCGATCTGCCGTTCTACCGGCTGGTGCTGTCGTACCTGTTCGTCGCGCTGTTCCTGGCGTTCCTGGCGAACCTGATCGGTCACTACATCTTCGGCGGTATCCGGTTGGCCGGCCGCAGCGGCGTGCTGAGCCGCCCGGCCCGCATTCAACTTGTGGCCCTGATCGGGACGCTGGTGTTGCTCAAGGCCGTCGCCTACTGGTTCGACCGCTATGAACTGCTCAGCCACACCCGCGGCGGTAAGCCGTTCACCGGTGCCGGCTACACCGACATCAACGCCGTGCTGCCGGCCAAGCTCATCCTGCTGGCGATCGCCCTGATCTGCGCGGCCGCGGTGTTCTCCGCACTTGTGCTGCGCGATCTGCGAATCCCCGCGATCGGTTTGGTGCTGTTGCTGCTGAGCTCGCTGATCGTCGGCGCGGGCTGGCCGCTGGTCGTGGAGCAGATCAGCGTCAAACCCAATGCCGCGCAGAAGGAAAGCGAATACATCAGTCGCAGTATCGCCGCGACAAGGCAGGCGTACGGCCTGACCGGTGACCATGTCACCTACCGCGATTACAGCGGCACCGCACCGACGACTGCGCAGCAGGTGGCTTCCGACCGGGCGACCACCTCGAACATCCGGGTGCTGGACCCCACAATCATCAGCCCGGCGTTCACCCAGTTCCAGCAGGGCAAGAACTTCTACTACTTCCCCGACCAGCTGTCGATCGACCGCTACAAGAGCCCGGACGGGGAGCTGCGTGACTACGTGGTCGCCGCCCGCGAACTGAACCCGGACCGGCTGCAGGACAACCAGCGGGACTGGATCAACCGCCACACCGTCTACACCCACGGCAACGGCTTCATCGCCTCGCCCGCCAACACGGTGCGCGGAATCGCCAACGACCCCAACCAGAATGGCGGCTATCCGGAGTTCCTGGCCAGCGTCGTCGGCGCCAACGGCAATGTCGTCTCGCCCGGCCCGGCACCGCTGGATCAGCCGCGCGTCTACTTCGGTCCGGTCATCTCCAACACCGCGGCCGACTACGCGATCGTGGGTAAGAACGGCGCCGACCGCGAGTACGACTACGAGACCAACACCGACACCAAGAACTACACCTACACCGGCGCCGGTGGCGTACCGATCGGCAACTGGCTGGCGCGCAGCGTGTTCGCCGCCAAGTTCGCCGAGCGGAACTTCTTGTTCTCCAACGTGATCGGCAGCAACAGCAAGATCCTGTTCAACCGCGACCCCGCTCAGCGGGTGGAGGCGGTGGCGCCGTGGCTGACCACCGACAGCACGGTGTATCCCGCCATCGTCAACAAGCGGATGGTGTGGGTCATCGACGGCTACACCACCCTGGACAACTATCCGTACTCGGAGTTGACGTCGCTGTCGTCGGCCACCGCGGACTCCAATGAGGTGGCGGTCAACCGGTTGGCTCCGGACAAGCAGGTGTCCTACATCCGTAACTCGGTCAAGGCCACCGTCGACGCCTACGACGGCACCGTGACCCTCTACGCCCAGGACGAGAGCGATCCGGTCCTGAAGGCGTGGATGGCGGTGTTCCCGGGCACGGTCAAGCCGAAGAGTGACATCACGCCGGATCTGGCTGCGCACCTTCGCTATCCGGAGGATCTGTTCAAGGTTCAGCGCATGTTGCTGGCCAAGTATCACGTCGACGATCCGGTGACGTTCTTCTCCACCTCGGATTTCTGGGACGTGCCGCTGGATCCCAACCCGACGGCCAGCAGCTACCAGCCGCCGTATTACATCGTGGCCAAAGATCTTGCCCGCAATACCGATTCGTCGTCGTTCCAGCTGACCAGTGCGATGAACCGGTTCCGGCGCGACTTCCTGGCCGCCTACATCAGTGCCAGCTCCGATCCGGACACCTACGGCCGGATCACGGTGTTGACCATCCCAGGTCAGGTCAACGGTCCGAAGCTGGCGTTCAACGCCATCAGCACCGACACCGCGGTCAGCCAAGACCTCGGTGTGATCGGCCGCGACAACCAGAACCGAATACGGTGGGGCAATCTGCTGACCCTGCCGGTCGGGCAGGGCGGCTTGATCTATGTGTCACCGGTGTACGCCTCGCCGGGCTCCAGTGATGCCGCGTCGTCCTATCCACGGTTGATCCGCGTGGCGATGATGTACAACGACAAGGTCGGCTACGGCCCGACGGTCAGTACCGCGCTCGACGGCATCTTCGGTGCCGGCGCGGGCGCGACGGCCACTGGTCCCGCGCCGGCGACCCCGCCGCCGGGTGGTCAGCCACCGGGCTCTCGCCCGCCTGCGGCACCCGCTCCGGTGCCGGGCAGTGCGCCTGAGGTGCCGACGCCGGTGGCGGGGGTGCCGGCCACGCCGGGTGTCCCGACGACGTTGTCCCCGGCCAAGTCTGCCGCGCTGACCGACGTCGAGACGGCGCTGGGCGCGGTGCAGGAGGCCCAGAAGAACGGCAACTTCGCCGATTACGGTGATGCGCTGCAACGCCTCGACGACGCGATGAAGAAGTACGAGTCGGCTAAATAG
- a CDS encoding TOMM precursor leader peptide-binding protein has product MPVLLRPDDAVQVGWDPRRAVLVRPPEGVTPAALASLLRGMQVPLGKTELRRLAATHGLAESLDQLLDALETSGVVRGRARPTAARALSIRVHGSGPLAELLVEALRCSGARIAQTSHTGAALSTARADMVVLTDYLVADPRLVRDLHTIGVPHLPVRVRDGAGLVGPLVIPGVTSCLGCADLHRTDRDGAWPAVAAQLRDVIGTADRPTVLATAAVALGQLQRIITAVRGQEAAGAPPTTLNTTLQVDVSNNTITARRWSRHPRCEC; this is encoded by the coding sequence ATGCCGGTGCTGTTGCGTCCCGACGATGCGGTGCAGGTCGGCTGGGATCCCCGCCGCGCCGTGCTGGTTCGCCCGCCTGAGGGAGTGACGCCGGCCGCGCTGGCCAGTCTGCTGCGCGGCATGCAGGTTCCACTCGGCAAGACCGAACTGCGGCGACTGGCCGCCACCCACGGGCTGGCCGAGAGCCTCGACCAACTGTTGGATGCACTCGAAACCAGCGGCGTCGTCCGCGGCCGGGCCCGCCCCACCGCCGCGCGCGCGTTGTCGATCCGGGTGCACGGCAGCGGCCCGCTGGCTGAGCTTCTCGTCGAAGCGCTGCGCTGCTCCGGGGCGCGGATCGCCCAGACCAGCCACACCGGCGCCGCGCTGTCGACGGCCCGCGCCGACATGGTCGTACTGACCGACTACCTGGTGGCCGATCCCCGGCTGGTGCGCGACCTACACACCATCGGCGTCCCGCACCTGCCGGTACGGGTGCGCGACGGCGCCGGGCTGGTCGGCCCGCTGGTGATTCCGGGGGTGACGAGCTGCCTGGGCTGTGCCGACCTGCACCGGACCGACCGGGACGGCGCCTGGCCCGCAGTGGCCGCACAGCTACGGGACGTGATCGGGACAGCCGACCGTCCGACCGTTCTAGCAACCGCCGCCGTCGCGCTCGGGCAGTTGCAGCGCATCATCACCGCGGTGCGCGGACAGGAAGCGGCCGGCGCTCCCCCGACGACCCTGAACACCACCCTGCAGGTCGATGTGAGTAACAACACGATCACGGCTCGCCGCTGGTCACGGCATCCACGCTGTGAATGCTGA
- a CDS encoding ABC1 kinase family protein yields the protein MHGCQETAVRDDGLVADIKRGRAARNVKLATIPVGFAGRAALGLGKRLTGKSKDEVQAELLEKAANQLFTVLGELKGGAMKVGQALSVMEAAIPPEFGEPYREALTKLQKDAPPLPAAKVHRVLDGQLGTKWRERFQSFDDTPVASASIGQVHKGVWSDGREVAVKIQYPGADEALRADLKTMQRLVSVFKQLAPGADVEGVVDELIERTEMELDYRLEADNQRAFAKAYQGHPHFVVPHVVASSPKVMISEWIDGIPMAQIIRDGTPDERDLCGTRLIELTFDAPARLGMIHGDAHPGNFMMLPDGRMGVIDFGAVGPLPDGLPVEIGQIICLARDKKYDELLPAMERVGFIQKGEQVSVREIDDMLRQYVEPIEVDVFHYTRRWLQKMAAANMNVSAEQIRTARAMDLPAKLAIPLRVIASTVAISCQLDAHVPTRELAAKFVPGFVEPEPAH from the coding sequence ATCCATGGTTGCCAGGAGACCGCCGTCAGGGATGATGGTCTGGTGGCAGACATCAAGCGAGGCCGCGCGGCCCGCAACGTCAAGCTGGCGACCATCCCGGTCGGCTTCGCCGGCAGGGCGGCGCTGGGCTTGGGCAAACGATTGACCGGCAAGTCGAAAGACGAGGTCCAGGCCGAGCTGTTGGAAAAGGCTGCCAACCAGTTGTTCACCGTGCTCGGTGAGCTCAAGGGCGGAGCCATGAAGGTCGGCCAGGCGCTGTCGGTGATGGAAGCCGCCATCCCCCCGGAGTTCGGCGAGCCGTACCGCGAGGCGCTGACCAAGCTGCAGAAGGATGCTCCGCCGCTACCCGCGGCGAAGGTGCATCGCGTGCTCGACGGCCAGCTCGGCACCAAGTGGCGGGAGCGCTTCCAGTCATTCGATGACACCCCGGTCGCGTCGGCCAGCATCGGCCAGGTGCACAAGGGGGTGTGGTCGGACGGTCGCGAAGTGGCGGTCAAGATCCAGTACCCCGGTGCCGACGAAGCACTGCGCGCCGACCTGAAGACCATGCAACGACTGGTCAGTGTGTTCAAGCAGCTCGCTCCGGGCGCCGACGTCGAGGGCGTGGTCGACGAACTCATCGAACGCACCGAGATGGAGCTGGACTACCGGCTCGAGGCCGACAACCAGCGCGCCTTCGCGAAGGCCTATCAGGGCCATCCGCATTTCGTTGTGCCGCACGTGGTCGCCAGCTCGCCGAAGGTGATGATCTCCGAGTGGATCGACGGCATCCCGATGGCGCAGATCATCAGGGATGGCACACCCGACGAGCGAGACCTGTGTGGCACAAGGCTTATCGAGCTGACCTTCGACGCACCGGCACGGCTCGGCATGATCCACGGCGACGCGCATCCCGGAAACTTCATGATGCTGCCGGACGGCCGGATGGGCGTCATCGACTTCGGCGCGGTCGGCCCGCTGCCGGATGGACTGCCCGTCGAGATCGGTCAGATCATCTGTCTGGCCCGCGACAAGAAGTACGACGAACTGCTGCCCGCGATGGAACGCGTCGGCTTCATCCAGAAGGGCGAGCAGGTCTCGGTCCGCGAGATCGACGACATGCTGCGTCAGTACGTCGAGCCCATCGAGGTCGACGTCTTTCACTACACCCGCCGGTGGCTGCAGAAGATGGCAGCGGCGAACATGAACGTCTCGGCCGAGCAGATCAGGACCGCCCGGGCAATGGATCTGCCTGCCAAACTGGCAATTCCACTACGGGTGATCGCGTCGACCGTCGCGATCTCGTGTCAGCTCGACGCCCACGTGCCGACTCGCGAGCTGGCGGCGAAGTTCGTGCCAGGATTCGTCGAGCCCGAGCCGGCGCACTAG